The following proteins come from a genomic window of Candidatus Methylarchaceae archaeon HK02M2:
- a CDS encoding YIP1 family protein: MEPLLLIVIFSVIQGALVGVFIARIFSSIFALMGSLIGVGELGMLDALSPIIPITTAIMCIVGSIIFWLISAGIAHLCARFIFGGMGAYTQLLKLYGYATVPCSLVILGMVLMGLDFMFFFGFSIVLWLIAIFWTVSIAVVAVERCHLIDPGKAFISSFVVPLIVYMLFLSLLSFLLLPLGGLFI, from the coding sequence TTGGAACCGTTGCTATTGATAGTTATCTTCTCAGTGATCCAAGGGGCTCTTGTCGGTGTCTTTATAGCAAGAATATTTTCTTCTATTTTTGCCCTAATGGGCTCTTTGATAGGAGTGGGAGAACTCGGAATGTTGGACGCCTTATCCCCTATAATACCAATTACAACTGCAATCATGTGTATAGTTGGTTCTATTATATTCTGGCTGATCTCAGCAGGAATCGCCCATCTTTGTGCTAGGTTTATCTTTGGTGGGATGGGTGCATACACGCAACTTCTCAAACTATATGGCTACGCTACAGTGCCTTGTTCTTTAGTAATACTGGGTATGGTGCTGATGGGGTTGGACTTCATGTTCTTCTTCGGCTTCTCAATCGTCCTTTGGTTGATAGCGATTTTTTGGACGGTATCAATCGCCGTAGTCGCTGTTGAGAGATGCCATCTAATCGACCCAGGCAAAGCATTCATATCCTCTTTTGTCGTCCCGTTAATCGTCTATATGCTCTTCTTATCACTCTTGAGTTTCCTCTTATTACCATTAGGAGGGTTATTCATATGA
- a CDS encoding formate dehydrogenase accessory protein FdhE, whose product MDLPSLDSRINIIDKMIKEHTELSNPLEIHKKVLMAQRQIRDSPKKGTNVDWDDKSTIEDLQQKAKKSGQPIASFLDPNIFDLDSVVHTIEQVIGVIIEKEEKKNWSNKFLDQIKSGKVDIFDFIGAALKGDAEYFNKYGEKLSINPALLLFFINSSIQPCFEEITKRVDPSFLERWWRALCPICGRRPIVSRIRARKRHLICTHCGAVYLADLFLCVNCGNADAYTLKFLVPKGRPELRVDFCEKCKHYLKVVDENKLKKPIPEGLEDIMTIDLDYMAKNAGLRRV is encoded by the coding sequence TTGGATCTACCATCTTTAGATAGTCGAATTAATATTATAGATAAGATGATAAAAGAGCATACTGAGCTGAGCAACCCTTTAGAAATACATAAGAAGGTCTTAATGGCGCAGAGGCAAATCAGGGATAGCCCTAAAAAAGGAACAAATGTTGATTGGGATGATAAATCCACCATCGAAGATCTGCAGCAAAAAGCCAAAAAATCAGGTCAACCAATTGCTAGCTTTCTCGATCCGAATATATTTGATCTAGATAGTGTAGTCCATACTATTGAGCAAGTCATCGGAGTAATTATTGAGAAAGAAGAGAAAAAGAATTGGTCAAACAAATTCTTGGATCAGATTAAAAGTGGAAAAGTGGACATATTCGATTTTATCGGTGCAGCTCTTAAGGGTGATGCAGAATATTTTAATAAATATGGCGAAAAGCTCAGCATCAACCCAGCTTTATTACTCTTTTTCATCAACTCTTCGATCCAACCGTGTTTTGAAGAGATCACAAAACGGGTTGACCCCTCCTTTCTTGAGAGATGGTGGCGAGCCTTATGTCCCATATGTGGCAGGAGACCCATAGTATCTAGGATAAGAGCCCGTAAACGTCATCTTATATGCACGCATTGTGGTGCAGTCTATCTGGCGGATCTCTTCCTTTGTGTTAATTGTGGGAATGCTGATGCATACACTCTAAAATTCCTAGTCCCAAAAGGACGCCCAGAGTTGAGAGTTGATTTTTGTGAGAAATGTAAACATTATCTAAAGGTTGTAGATGAAAATAAGTTGAAAAAACCTA